The following nucleotide sequence is from Capra hircus breed San Clemente chromosome 16, ASM170441v1, whole genome shotgun sequence.
GGGGCCCCGGGCCCGCCTCCCGGCCGCCTCTCCGCTTTTGGAGGCTGNNNNNNNNNNNNNNNNNNNNNNNNNCCCAGCGCCAGGAGCGCGACCGCGGCGAGCGGCGCGGCCCCGCGGAGCCCGGCGGGCGGCATGGCGCGGCGCGGCGAGCGCGGGGCGCACAGGACGACGCCGCCGCCCAGCTCCGCGGGCCGGCTCGCCCGCCGGCTCCTCTCCGCCTGCTCGGGGCGGGGCTCGCGGGCCTGCGCCGACCCTgctcccgcccccgccgccgggCTCCGCCCGGCCACGCCCCTCGCGGGGTCCGGCGTCcagccgcccgcccgccccccgccccgcgcggCGGCCGCTGGGCGCTGCTGCGGAGGGCCTCCTGGCCCTCCGCCTGCTCGCTGCCTCGCCCGTCGGCGTCCCGCCCCCAGAAGCCCTGCTCCGGTGCCAGTTCCGAGCACTCAGGCGCAGGGGCACCCCTGACGCGGACCTCCTCTGCCCAGCGTCCAGCAGGACGTCctccgcggcggcggcgggaggagAGTGGGGGGCCGGGaggcaccccgcccccacccgagAACAGAGGCGCCCATTGAGAGGCCCGCTCGGGGTCCGTGCGGCCCTGGGAGCAGGGCCTGGGCAGGCGTGGCGCGGCGGGCAGCGCCTGCAGCCCGGTCTACTGCAGCAGCTTGGGCACCTCCACCTGTCAGGAAGGAGCAGATGGCTTAGAGGAGGGGGCCCCAGGGGGCCCTGGGGTGCCTTGCCCTCCGCTCCTCCTGGGCTCTCAGACTGAGGAGCTGCAGGCAGAGGAGGCCCTTTCCCTTTTCTGTAAAAACCTGGTGCCATCCAGGGACGGGCCACAGTCGAGGTTGCACTGTCTCAGGAGGGACCTGGTTGGGAGGGGCGGGGTCAGCCTGGAGGAGGACCCGGACTCTGCCACCCAGCAGAGCTGAGCTTTGAGAAGCCGGCTCTCCAGGGACGGACTGTCTCTTGAAGACCTTTGGGGGAACCTGACCTCTAGGGCCTGACTGGTTCTAAGAGGGGATTAGAATCCTCTAAAGCAAaggcgaggagatccaaccagtccactctcaagatcagccctgggatttcttaggaaggaatgatgctgaagctgaaactccagtactttggccacctcatgtgaagagttgactcattggaaaagactctgatgctgggagggattgggggcaggaggagaaggggacaacccaggatgagatggctggatggcatcactcgatgaatgtgggtctgagtgaactcggagctggtgatggacaaggaggcctggcgtgctgcgcttcatggggtcgcaaagagtcggacacgactgagtgactgaactgaactgactgaaagcgAAGGCTGTGTGGGCCTAGGGAATGGGAAGACTTCAAGGAAGTGTCTGAAGGTTCTTCTCCACTTGCGGGAGAAACATGGGGGACGGGCTAGAGGAAGCTCCCGGGAGGATGGACAGATGCCCTGGAGGGGTTGCAGGCCCACCCCCCAGCCTCGCCCCGCGGCCAGACCCAGTACCCACCTTCTTGAGCTGCTTGAGGTTGCTGGAGCGGATGGCTGCCAGCAGCTGGTCCCGAGAGTTCTTCTCCTGGGCAGGGAGGGCCTTGTCGCCCATCTTCCGCTGGGTGGCCGGGGACAGCGAGTTCCTCAGATTCTCCATGATGAGCGGGGGTGCCAGGGGCGGCGGCGGTGGGGGCGGCGCGGCCGGGGCACCCCCTTTGCCTGGTGAGTTCTTGGGAGCGGCCTTGGGGGGTGGCTGCAGGGAGGGCCTGGGGGAGCCCCGGGCggggggccgggccgggggcaCCTCCGGCAGCGCCTTCCCTGCCTGGGCCTCCTGCGCCTGCCGCTGCTCCTGCAGCCGCTTCTGCCGCTGCCGGTCCATGTTGCGGCTGAGCAGGTTGGTGACGGTCATGCGGGGCCCGGCCAGCTCGAAGTGGTAGCCCAGCTTGAGCAGCGTGGTGTTCTCCTTGAGCAGCTTGGCCATCTCCATCTCGGTCTTGCCGCCGCAGATGTGGCGCTGGTTGTGGAAGCGGAGCTCGGTCAGCGAGCTGTTCTGCAGCAGGGCCCGGAAGATGGCCAGGATGCCTTTGCTGGTGATGTGGTTGGAGTCCAGGTTCAGGCTGGATATGGTCTTGTTGGCCTTGAGCATGATGGCGATGGCGAAGGCCACGTGGTCGTCCGCCCGTGTGTTGGCCAGGGCGAAGACCTTGACGGCCGTGTTGAACTCCAGCGCTTCCGCGAAGCGCACCAGGATCTCCGAGGTGATGCAGTCCGAGTTGTTGACGTTCACCGCGGTCACCTCCGGGTCGTtgctcctcaccctctccaggaGCTCGTCGAAGATGCTGggggccgcctcctcctcctcagccttGGCGGGCCCCTCAGCGGGCTTCGCGGGGGCACCAGGGGTGGGTTTCTCTGGCACTGGGGTCTTGCTGTCTTCTTGGGGGGCCTTCACCTCGTGGGGCTCCTCCTTCCTGGCCTTCTCGCCCTCCGGCCTGGTGGCCCTGTCCCCGCATCCCCCCTTCAGCTCCGGGGCCTCCGCCCGGGTGTCCTCACCCGTCCGCAGCCCCTTGGCCTTCTCAGGCGCTGCTGCCTTGCTTGCTGCCTCGGGCTGCTCGCCCTTCTTGCCCTTGTCTCTGATCACGCTCCTCTGCTTCTCCTCGTCCTTCAGGGGGGCGGCCAGCCCCTCCTTCCCAGCCTCCTTCTTGTCCACCACGGCCCTGACCCGGCCCTTCTCCAGGCCCCTGACAAGCTTCTCCTCCTTGGGCCTCTCTGCACTCCTGCCGTCAGCTTCGTCCTTGTCCCTCGAGACGCTTTTCTTCATGCTACCCTTCTTGGGCTCCTTCCCCAGGTCTGAGTCCCGTTTGGGGCCCAGGGGCTTCTTGCCAGTGTCTCTCCCCTTGTCTTCTCCCTTTTTCGCATCTGTCTTGGTCTCCACTTGCTTGCCCTCCTAagaatgcagaaaagaaaaataaacatgaggCGCTGGCTgcggagggagagaaaggagccCAGGGACAGCGTGGGTGCCTCTGGGACGGTCTCCGCTGACAGCGTCGTGTGGGGCTGGCGTCTCGTGCGGAGCCCCCGCTGGCATCGGACTCAAAACCCTGGCTTGTGAGGCCCCGGAGGGAGCGCTGGAGGCTGCAGCCCTCACCCTAGCCCTCAGGCCCAGCCCTCAGGCCCAGCCCTCACCCCAGACCTCAGGCCCAGCGCCACGCTCTCCGCCTCGGGCAGCTGGGATGGGGGCCCTGCTCGGCCTCGCTGGAACCTGAGGCAAAGGGGAACGTCCCCAAGGCTGCTGCTGTGTTTCCTTGAGATTTTACTTCTTCGTCATCTTGGGATTTTTTTGCATGACACTGGATTTTTTACAGTGTTCATTCACACATCAGTTGTCTTGACCTCTGGGTTCACGGGCGCCCTTGCTTCCTGTGCTCTGGGCAGGAGCCCCAGGGCCTTGCCTGGCTCCGAGGAGGTCAAGTGAGTCTCAGGTCCTGGGGTTTTAGAGCCAAGACCTTTCCAAAGGAAGAAATGGTTGGAGAGAGCAACAAAGGC
It contains:
- the LMOD1 gene encoding leiomodin-1 translates to MSKVAKYRRQVSEDPDIDSLLSTLSPEEMEELEKELDVVDPDGSVPLGLRQRNQTEKPSTGAYNREAMLNFCERETKKLIQREASEDEGKQVETKTDAKKGEDKGRDTGKKPLGPKRDSDLGKEPKKGSMKKSVSRDKDEADGRSAERPKEEKLVRGLEKGRVRAVVDKKEAGKEGLAAPLKDEEKQRSVIRDKGKKGEQPEAASKAAAPEKAKGLRTGEDTRAEAPELKGGCGDRATRPEGEKARKEEPHEVKAPQEDSKTPVPEKPTPGAPAKPAEGPAKAEEEEAAPSIFDELLERVRSNDPEVTAVNVNNSDCITSEILVRFAEALEFNTAVKVFALANTRADDHVAFAIAIMLKANKTISSLNLDSNHITSKGILAIFRALLQNSSLTELRFHNQRHICGGKTEMEMAKLLKENTTLLKLGYHFELAGPRMTVTNLLSRNMDRQRQKRLQEQRQAQEAQAGKALPEVPPARPPARGSPRPSLQPPPKAAPKNSPGKGGAPAAPPPPPPPLAPPLIMENLRNSLSPATQRKMGDKALPAQEKNSRDQLLAAIRSSNLKQLKKVEVPKLLQ